The following proteins are co-located in the Calliphora vicina chromosome 2, idCalVici1.1, whole genome shotgun sequence genome:
- the LOC135950057 gene encoding histone H1-like — MSDSVVETSAVAVPAVDKKAKKATTTKAKKSTAPTHPPTQQMVDAAIKTLKERGGSSLPAIKKYLTSTYKVDAQKLAPFIKKYLKSSVTSGKLIQTKGKGASGSFKLSAAASKEPKAKKPAVEKKKAAAGDKKKKVAAAKKVSAVKKTAEKVKAKTAKKTGTVKTKPAKKAPATKPKALKAKKAAAAAKPKKAAPAKKPAPAKKTAAKK, encoded by the coding sequence atgtcTGATTCCGTTGTTGAAACCTCTGCAGTAGCTGTACCAGCTGTCGATAAAAAGGCAAAGAAAGCCACCACCACCAAGGCCAAAAAATCAACTGCCCCTACTCATCCACCAACCCAACAAATGGTAGATGCTGCCATCAAAACATTGAAAGAACGTGGTGGTTCATCCCTTCCAGCCATTAAGAAATACCTTACTAGCACTTACAAGGTAGATGCTCAAAAATTGGCTCCTTTCATCAAGAAATATTTGAAGAGTTCTGTAACCAGCGGAAAATTAATTCAAACTAAAGGTAAGGGTGCTTCTGGTTCATTCAAATTGTCAGCTGCTGCCTCAAAAGAACCAAAGGCAAAGAAGCCTGCTGTCGAAAAGAAAAAGGCTGCTGCTGGTGATAAAAAGAAGAAGGTTGCTGCCGCAAAGAAAGTCTCTGCCGTTAAGAAGACAGCTGAAAAGGTCAAAGCAAAAACTGCCAAGAAGACTGGCACAGTTAAGACAAAACCCGCCAAGAAAGCACCAGCAACTAAACCAAAAGCACTCAAAGCAAAGAAGGCCGCCGCCGCAGCAAAACCTAAAAAGGCTGCTCCAGCCAAAAAACCAGCTCCTGCCAAAAAGACTGCCGCTAAGAAGTAA
- the LOC135950058 gene encoding histone H3: MARTKQTARKSTGGKAPRKQLATKAARKSAPATGGVKKPHRYRPGTVALREIRRYQKSTELLIRKLPFQRLVREIAQDFKTDLRFQSSAVMALQEASEAYLVGLFEDTNLCAIHAKRVTIMPKDIQLARRIRGERA, from the coding sequence ATGGCTCGTACTAAGCAAACTGCCCGTAAATCGACTGGTGGCAAAGCACCACGTAAACAATTAGCTACAAAGGCTGCTCGCAAAAGTGCACCAGCTACCGGTGGTGTTAAGAAACCTCATCGTTATCGCCCTGGTACTGTAGCTTTGCGTGAAATTCGCCGTTATCAGAAGAGTACTGAATTGTTGATCCGCAAATTGCCCTTCCAACGTTTGGTTCGTGAAATTGCTCAAGATTTCAAAACTGATTTGCGTTTCCAGAGCTCCGCTGTTATGGCTTTGCAAGAAGCCAGTGAAGCTTACTTGGTTGGTCTTTTCGAAGATACCAACTTGTGTGCCATCCATGCTAAACGTGTCACCATTATGCCCAAGGATATTCAATTGGCCAGACGTATTCGTGGTGAACGTGCTTAA
- the LOC135950060 gene encoding histone H2B has protein sequence MPPKTSGKAAKKAGKAQENITKSSKGKKRKRKESYSIYIYKVLKQVHPDTGISSKAMSIMNSFVNDIFERISAEASRLAHYNKRSTITSREIQTAVRLLLPGELAKHAVSEGTKAVTKYTSSK, from the coding sequence ATGCCTCCTAAAACTAGTGGTAAAGCAGCAAAGAAGGCCGGTAAAGCCCAAGAGAACATTACCAAGAGTAGCAAGGGCAAGAAGCGTAAGCGCAAAGAAAGTTATTCCATCTACATTTACAAAGTGCTAAAACAAGTACATCCTGATACTGGTATCTCCTCAAAGGCCATGAGTATCATGAACAGTTTTGTTAATGATATCTTTGAGCGTATTTCCGCTGAAGCATCTCGTTTGGCTCACTACAACAAGCGTTCAACCATAACCAGTCGGGAAATTCAAACTGCTGTCCGTCTTTTGTTGCCTGGTGAATTGGCCAAGCATGCTGTCAGTGAAGGTACTAAAGCTGTAACCAAATACACTAGCTCAAAGTAA